One segment of Neisseria mucosa DNA contains the following:
- a CDS encoding NlpC/P60 family protein: MSEIQERQNQRIIDYAEANFSKTTHEYGRQDMARRSANKSGEKIDPSRLNEDKDHDGRKGVDCSSLVYFSLEGAGFNLKMEAEDFGTRTLFNGKHITNYAQKNFDVLPASAKTDGSLKAGDILMMTMPGGSQHVAVFKEYDEKGRIHFFGSQTSTGPAEVVMTGNSYWDQKTIFHGALRPKENFIKPEMAPDIGKNESESQSKYEKIRSMINGLMNDKDGSYTKQLLAENQDIVDKFNKRVQEGLAQQTPSFSNQETQIAQQETEYQGYSRS, from the coding sequence ATGTCTGAAATTCAAGAACGGCAGAATCAACGGATTATTGATTATGCTGAAGCAAACTTTTCGAAAACCACGCATGAATACGGCAGACAGGATATGGCTAGACGCTCTGCAAATAAATCTGGAGAGAAAATTGATCCTTCTCGTTTAAATGAAGACAAAGATCATGATGGAAGAAAAGGTGTTGATTGTTCTTCTCTTGTTTATTTTTCATTAGAAGGAGCGGGATTTAATCTTAAAATGGAAGCCGAAGACTTTGGAACCAGAACGCTGTTTAACGGAAAACATATAACGAACTATGCTCAAAAAAATTTTGATGTACTACCTGCATCTGCCAAAACAGATGGCAGTTTGAAAGCAGGCGACATATTAATGATGACAATGCCGGGAGGTTCTCAACACGTTGCTGTTTTTAAAGAGTATGATGAAAAAGGACGCATTCATTTTTTTGGATCTCAAACATCAACAGGGCCTGCTGAAGTAGTGATGACAGGAAATTCTTATTGGGATCAAAAAACTATTTTTCACGGTGCATTACGGCCTAAAGAAAACTTTATTAAACCTGAGATGGCGCCGGATATTGGAAAAAATGAATCGGAATCCCAATCTAAATATGAAAAAATTCGTTCGATGATCAATGGGTTAATGAATGATAAGGATGGTTCGTACACCAAGCAGCTTTTAGCAGAAAACCAAGATATTGTTGATAAATTCAACAAACGTGTACAGGAGGGTTTGGCACAACAGACACCATCGTTTTCGAACCAAGAGACTCAAATTGCACAACAGGAAACGGAATACCAGGGTTATTCGCGTAGCTGA
- a CDS encoding NADH-dependent flavin oxidoreductase yields MNPRYAPMFAPYTLNNGVAIKNRFIVAPLTIYESDANGGLTDAARNFWRDRFRGFGLFVMPFTNVHPTGIGFPSPNAFDASHLPTLREYTAISHEQGAKIVAQIAHAGSRANPLMTRGLGAVAPSAYGRVREMSSDEVAQMGQHFAHAAELALDAGLDGVEIHGANGWLIQQFVSAATNLRQDQWGGSRENRFRFPLAVIDAIDEMRRRKNRPDFIIGYRFSPEEPGADGLTMADTLALVDALAAKPLQYLHVSLWDFYKKARRDGNDEYRMKLIHQRINGRLPFIGVGKLYTADDIAQAWETGWAEFIALGKTVMLNPDLIELIANGREAEIHTHFDW; encoded by the coding sequence ATGAACCCGCGTTACGCCCCGATGTTTGCGCCGTATACCCTGAACAACGGCGTGGCAATCAAAAACCGCTTTATCGTCGCGCCGCTGACGATTTACGAATCCGATGCCAACGGCGGGTTGACCGACGCCGCCCGTAATTTCTGGCGCGACCGTTTTCGCGGCTTCGGGCTGTTTGTGATGCCGTTTACCAATGTGCATCCGACCGGCATCGGTTTTCCGTCGCCCAACGCTTTTGACGCAAGCCACCTACCCACCCTGCGCGAATACACAGCCATTTCGCACGAACAAGGCGCGAAAATCGTCGCCCAAATCGCCCACGCGGGCAGCCGTGCCAATCCGCTGATGACGCGCGGACTCGGCGCCGTCGCCCCCAGCGCTTACGGGCGCGTGCGCGAAATGAGCAGCGACGAAGTGGCGCAAATGGGGCAGCACTTTGCCCATGCCGCCGAACTCGCGCTCGACGCAGGCTTGGACGGCGTAGAAATCCACGGCGCAAACGGCTGGCTGATTCAGCAATTCGTCTCCGCCGCCACCAACCTGCGCCAAGACCAATGGGGCGGCAGCCGCGAAAACCGCTTCCGTTTCCCGCTCGCCGTCATCGACGCGATTGACGAAATGCGCCGCCGCAAAAACCGCCCCGACTTCATCATCGGCTACCGTTTCTCGCCCGAAGAACCCGGCGCAGACGGCTTAACGATGGCAGACACGCTCGCGCTGGTGGACGCACTCGCCGCCAAACCGCTGCAATACCTGCACGTTTCTCTGTGGGATTTCTACAAAAAAGCGCGCCGCGACGGCAACGACGAATACCGTATGAAACTCATCCACCAGCGGATTAACGGGCGTTTACCCTTTATCGGCGTGGGCAAACTCTACACCGCCGACGACATCGCCCAAGCCTGGGAAACGGGCTGGGCGGAATTCATCGCGCTGGGCAAAACCGTGATGCTCAACCCCGATTTGATCGAGCTGATAGCAAACGGCCGCGAAGCCGAGATTCACACGCATTTTGACTGGTAG
- a CDS encoding IS110 family transposase yields the protein MQGRFMMSTQYHYAGIDIAKRNFVISVSSLSKTKTETNNPKGIAHTIEYLKKHNVALVVMESTGGLEVPAAKAIHRSGIAVIIANPRQTHQFAQSQSLTKTDAKDAKMLAFFAQMMTQKEGWQTMLYHSPTEAEEVLEALVNRRNQLVDMQTAEKNRLHQVHETQVESVKQLIAHFDRLIGELDKQIDEHTRTHFDGKAQVAEQIKGIGSITAATLMAMLPELGRLNHKRLASLVGIAPHPRESGETKFKSRCFGGRSAVRKALYMATVVATRFEPLIRDFYQRLLSKGKPYKVAVTACMRKLLTILNARMRDYFAGNGITENGIRTA from the coding sequence ATGCAAGGCAGGTTTATGATGAGTACCCAATACCATTACGCAGGCATCGACATCGCCAAACGAAACTTCGTCATCTCCGTTTCGTCTTTGTCTAAAACCAAAACCGAAACCAACAACCCGAAAGGTATCGCCCATACTATCGAGTACCTTAAAAAACACAACGTCGCCCTCGTCGTGATGGAAAGCACCGGCGGTCTCGAAGTCCCCGCTGCCAAAGCCATCCACCGCTCAGGCATAGCCGTGATTATCGCCAACCCGCGTCAGACGCATCAATTTGCCCAATCGCAGTCGCTGACCAAAACCGACGCCAAAGATGCCAAAATGCTCGCCTTCTTCGCACAGATGATGACGCAGAAAGAAGGTTGGCAAACCATGCTCTACCACTCGCCCACCGAAGCGGAAGAAGTGTTGGAAGCATTGGTTAACCGCCGCAACCAACTGGTGGATATGCAGACTGCCGAGAAAAACCGACTGCATCAGGTTCATGAAACGCAAGTCGAAAGCGTCAAACAACTGATTGCCCATTTTGACAGGTTGATTGGCGAATTGGACAAACAAATCGACGAACACACCCGCACGCATTTTGACGGCAAAGCCCAAGTGGCGGAGCAAATCAAAGGCATCGGTTCGATAACGGCGGCTACGCTGATGGCGATGCTGCCCGAATTGGGACGGCTGAACCACAAACGGCTGGCGAGTCTGGTCGGTATTGCCCCACACCCGAGGGAGAGCGGGGAAACCAAATTCAAAAGCCGCTGCTTCGGCGGAAGGTCTGCGGTGCGTAAGGCGCTGTATATGGCTACCGTGGTAGCGACACGTTTTGAACCGCTTATTCGGGATTTCTATCAACGCCTGCTGTCCAAGGGTAAGCCGTATAAGGTTGCCGTTACGGCATGTATGCGCAAACTGCTGACGATATTGAATGCCCGTATGCGTGATTACTTTGCCGGGAACGGTATCACCGAAAACGGTATCCGAACGGCTTGA
- a CDS encoding NAD(P)H-binding protein translates to MQLIFGANGPSGRAYIRTLTDSADVVAVLRKPSEDSFFAKHNIQTVVADALDADALDKALAQYRPDTVISFVGGKNEEGIRSDALGNINIIAATKAANPQARFVLITSMGCGEQWDMMSEPFKQALGEAVRAKTEAEIYLKQSGLNWTILRPCGLADGESNAYTLTQNVQEIPQKYMTRNGLAAAVAAIVDQADSKDKTYSIGAA, encoded by the coding sequence ATGCAACTCATCTTCGGAGCCAACGGCCCATCCGGCCGCGCCTATATCCGCACATTGACTGACTCAGCCGATGTCGTCGCCGTATTGAGAAAGCCGTCTGAAGACAGCTTTTTTGCCAAACACAATATTCAAACCGTCGTCGCTGATGCGCTTGATGCCGACGCGCTCGATAAAGCGTTGGCACAATACCGTCCCGATACCGTGATCAGTTTTGTCGGCGGCAAAAACGAAGAGGGTATCCGCAGCGATGCGCTGGGCAATATCAACATCATTGCCGCTACGAAAGCCGCCAATCCGCAAGCCCGCTTTGTACTGATTACCAGCATGGGCTGCGGCGAACAATGGGACATGATGAGCGAGCCGTTCAAACAGGCACTCGGCGAAGCCGTCCGTGCCAAAACGGAAGCCGAAATCTATCTCAAACAAAGCGGTTTGAATTGGACCATCTTGCGCCCCTGCGGCCTTGCCGATGGCGAAAGTAATGCCTATACCTTGACACAAAATGTCCAAGAAATTCCGCAAAAATACATGACGCGCAACGGCTTGGCCGCTGCCGTTGCTGCCATTGTCGACCAAGCAGATAGCAAGGACAAAACGTATAGCATTGGTGCGGCATAA
- the hutW gene encoding heme anaerobic degradation radical SAM methyltransferase ChuW/HutW, which translates to MVQQLVWTPKQSAPKAFPERQALMPVWGGVPMPRPQWQNIWKKKLPHAADMDALAYLHIPFCANHCVFCGFYRNAWKDSQSSVYTDKIIEEMAAEAEVRTGKGKIRAVYFGGGTPTALLTEDLVRLIRACYQYLPLAEDCEFTIEGRMSHFDLEKAQACLEAGANRISIGVQTFNTAIRRRLGRKHSGDEAFEYLEKLCELDAVIVADLIFGLPNQTDEVWQNDIARAAELPLSGLDTYAFNLYPMLPINRMIEKGAFPTPPGFDIQADQYAYTVETLLEKGWEQVSNSHFAYPGRGERNRYNTLIKSDISCLAFGSGAGGNFGGFSYQVQGDLESYLATPKGEKNIAFMSGHSPNKALLSKVQHDIETGRLNPSLFDGNKAAQKLIAQWQEMQLFKEPDSDGLIRLNTSGRYWSPTLIRKLMLTLPTQEKDQTMQKLSAEQQTMLRQSLEKNPGQVLEMLATQNQCSFEDVIRCLPEENVRQTEGSRIVEILQAIAAWDESVTFIAHTPDAIVEVSGKLPNGKVGRGFYNFDHPETDGGVHGHIYYENCASIYLLERPFMGKATCSLNFINRNGGAMFKIFVGRDEAGELKQHQIEAMRKLFDVV; encoded by the coding sequence ATGGTACAGCAGCTTGTTTGGACTCCGAAACAATCCGCACCCAAGGCATTTCCCGAACGTCAGGCATTAATGCCCGTTTGGGGCGGCGTTCCAATGCCGCGTCCTCAGTGGCAGAACATTTGGAAGAAAAAGCTTCCCCATGCCGCCGATATGGACGCGCTTGCTTATCTGCATATTCCATTTTGCGCCAACCATTGCGTTTTTTGCGGCTTCTACCGTAATGCGTGGAAGGACAGCCAAAGCAGCGTGTACACCGACAAAATTATCGAAGAAATGGCCGCTGAAGCTGAAGTCCGTACAGGCAAAGGAAAAATCCGAGCTGTTTATTTCGGGGGCGGTACGCCGACCGCGTTGCTTACGGAAGACCTCGTCCGCCTGATTCGTGCCTGCTACCAATATCTGCCGCTTGCCGAAGACTGCGAGTTCACCATCGAAGGGCGCATGAGCCATTTCGATTTGGAAAAAGCACAGGCTTGTCTCGAAGCAGGGGCCAACCGCATTTCCATCGGCGTGCAAACCTTCAATACCGCCATCCGCCGCCGTCTCGGCCGTAAACACAGCGGCGACGAGGCGTTTGAATATTTGGAAAAATTGTGCGAACTCGATGCCGTGATTGTGGCTGATTTGATATTTGGCCTGCCCAATCAAACCGATGAAGTTTGGCAAAACGATATTGCCCGCGCCGCCGAGCTGCCCCTGTCCGGTTTGGATACATACGCGTTCAACCTTTATCCCATGCTGCCCATCAACCGCATGATTGAAAAAGGTGCATTTCCGACACCGCCGGGTTTCGATATTCAGGCAGACCAATATGCCTACACGGTTGAAACGCTGCTGGAAAAAGGCTGGGAACAGGTCAGTAACAGCCACTTCGCCTATCCCGGCCGCGGCGAGCGCAACCGCTACAATACCCTGATCAAATCTGATATTTCCTGTTTGGCGTTCGGCTCCGGAGCAGGCGGTAACTTCGGCGGTTTCAGCTATCAGGTGCAGGGCGATTTGGAGAGCTATCTTGCCACGCCGAAAGGTGAGAAAAACATCGCATTTATGAGCGGCCACAGCCCAAATAAAGCACTACTCAGCAAAGTCCAGCACGATATTGAAACAGGCCGTCTGAATCCATCATTGTTTGACGGCAACAAAGCAGCCCAAAAGCTGATTGCCCAATGGCAGGAAATGCAGCTTTTTAAAGAACCCGATTCAGACGGCCTGATTCGTTTGAATACCAGCGGCCGTTATTGGTCGCCCACCCTTATCCGCAAACTCATGCTCACTCTTCCGACTCAAGAAAAGGATCAAACCATGCAAAAACTTTCAGCCGAACAACAAACTATGTTGCGCCAATCATTGGAAAAAAATCCCGGCCAAGTGCTGGAAATGCTGGCCACGCAAAACCAATGCAGTTTTGAAGACGTTATCCGCTGCCTGCCTGAAGAGAACGTGCGCCAAACCGAAGGCAGCCGCATTGTCGAAATCCTCCAAGCCATCGCCGCATGGGATGAATCCGTTACCTTCATCGCCCATACCCCCGATGCCATCGTCGAAGTCAGCGGCAAACTGCCTAACGGCAAAGTCGGCCGCGGTTTCTACAACTTTGACCATCCCGAAACCGACGGCGGCGTACACGGTCATATCTATTACGAAAACTGCGCCTCCATCTACCTTTTGGAACGCCCGTTCATGGGCAAAGCCACTTGCTCGCTCAACTTTATCAACCGCAACGGCGGCGCCATGTTTAAAATTTTCGTCGGCCGCGACGAAGCAGGCGAGTTGAAACAACACCAAATCGAAGCCATGCGCAAACTGTTTGATGTAGTATAA
- a CDS encoding ABC transporter ATP-binding protein, which produces MHSLFQIRNLSVRVQDKTLLEIDQLDIPHGITVIIGPNGAGKSTLLRALIGQTGQGKITLFGEAVAPQIRAGRVAWVGQHGRYNMPMTVREYIALASFVQKGRLNHEWADELLDYFDLTALADKRIGKLSGGEQQRTNIIRALLQNAPVLLLDEPCNHLDIRHQHRLMQYLVGHSNRASSMMVLHDLNLAARYAEHIILMNKGKVVASGKVGEVMRPDLLESVYGWQIRRCEDEAGFYFRS; this is translated from the coding sequence ATGCACTCTTTATTTCAAATCCGTAATCTCTCCGTCCGCGTCCAAGACAAAACCCTGCTAGAAATCGATCAACTGGATATACCTCACGGCATAACCGTTATTATCGGCCCGAATGGTGCGGGTAAATCTACTTTGCTGCGGGCCTTAATCGGGCAAACAGGGCAGGGGAAAATCACGCTTTTCGGTGAGGCCGTTGCGCCGCAAATCCGAGCGGGCAGGGTGGCGTGGGTCGGGCAGCATGGCCGTTACAACATGCCGATGACCGTACGCGAATACATTGCGTTGGCGTCATTCGTACAAAAAGGCCGTCTGAACCATGAATGGGCGGACGAATTGCTCGATTATTTTGATTTGACGGCATTGGCGGATAAGCGTATCGGCAAACTCTCAGGCGGCGAACAGCAACGCACCAACATCATCCGCGCCCTGTTGCAAAACGCGCCGGTCTTGCTTTTGGACGAACCGTGCAACCATCTCGATATCCGCCACCAACACCGCCTGATGCAGTATTTGGTCGGGCATTCAAACCGTGCCTCATCAATGATGGTATTGCACGATTTAAACCTCGCCGCGCGTTATGCTGAACATATTATCTTGATGAATAAGGGAAAAGTCGTTGCATCAGGCAAGGTGGGAGAAGTGATGCGCCCCGACTTGCTTGAATCGGTTTACGGTTGGCAGATACGCCGTTGCGAAGATGAAGCAGGGTTTTATTTCCGAAGCTGA
- a CDS encoding FecCD family ABC transporter permease, which translates to MKPHILTLCLLLTAAAVYLCCGIGFGAWESPLAMDETVRQIRLPRIYTALLVGAGLSASGAALQALFENPLADPSLIGTSGGAALGVIVLLALGGGAMGVPAAAFLGALGVCLLILAVHKLLGGGTLGLLVLGFVLSAFSGAVVSMILFLSDDLVLRSATTWLSGSLAEAGFSSPVAAIAVMLPGFLILLSAGRRLDVLMTGEDTAASMGVSVEALRVQTVIGAALMTGAAVSLSGIIGFLGMMIPNVLAQTVGGSRRKLIALSAWLGAVFLMVVDGAARWLTYPVDLPVGIVIALLGGPFFMYLFIKPLKSR; encoded by the coding sequence ATGAAACCGCATATCCTTACCCTTTGCCTGCTGCTTACTGCTGCCGCCGTTTATTTGTGCTGTGGCATCGGTTTTGGCGCGTGGGAGTCGCCGCTGGCGATGGATGAAACCGTCCGCCAAATTCGTTTACCGCGCATTTATACCGCACTTTTGGTCGGAGCCGGTTTGTCCGCTTCGGGTGCGGCATTGCAGGCTTTATTTGAGAATCCGCTGGCCGATCCGAGTTTGATCGGGACGTCGGGCGGGGCGGCCTTGGGCGTGATTGTGTTATTGGCTTTGGGCGGCGGCGCGATGGGTGTGCCGGCGGCGGCTTTTCTTGGTGCATTGGGTGTATGCCTGCTGATTTTGGCGGTGCACAAACTGCTCGGCGGCGGTACTTTGGGATTGCTGGTGTTGGGGTTTGTGTTGAGCGCGTTTTCGGGCGCGGTGGTCAGCATGATTTTGTTTTTATCTGACGATTTGGTGTTGCGCAGCGCGACCACATGGCTGTCGGGCAGCCTTGCCGAAGCCGGTTTCTCATCGCCTGTCGCGGCAATCGCGGTCATGTTGCCCGGTTTTCTGATTTTGCTGTCGGCAGGCAGGCGGCTGGACGTTTTGATGACGGGGGAAGACACAGCAGCCAGTATGGGGGTGTCGGTCGAGGCATTGCGAGTACAAACCGTAATCGGCGCGGCATTGATGACGGGGGCAGCGGTATCGCTTTCAGGCATCATCGGTTTTCTAGGTATGATGATCCCCAATGTGCTGGCACAAACCGTCGGCGGCAGCCGCCGCAAACTGATTGCGTTGTCGGCTTGGTTGGGCGCAGTATTTTTGATGGTGGTGGACGGCGCGGCACGCTGGCTGACATACCCTGTCGATCTGCCGGTTGGTATCGTGATTGCCTTATTGGGCGGACCGTTTTTTATGTATTTGTTTATTAAGCCTTTGAAAAGCCGTTGA
- a CDS encoding heme/hemin ABC transporter substrate-binding protein — protein sequence MKLKLLLLSALISLAGTAHAQRIVVLTPDTADIVAALGALDEVVGRDQTVQNPALKNKPSIGIHRRLTVEPIVAAKPDIAIGSWMAQPADIFAHLQKAGIKAVNVAPDDSIAAYPQSIRNIGQLIGKSAQADKLASKWQADMKQQPSNGKRYLFSYDGRIVSGKNTAADEIIRRAGGINAAAAIDGLKPMTREAWIAAKPDIIIIADHNTAMIGNVKTFAARPEIAGSPAAKNGKIYLWKANDMFRYGLDTPQVIQRLHGLAK from the coding sequence ATGAAACTCAAACTCCTCCTGCTTTCCGCGCTTATTTCGTTGGCCGGCACTGCACACGCGCAACGCATCGTCGTGTTGACCCCCGATACGGCAGACATCGTTGCCGCTCTTGGCGCATTGGACGAAGTCGTCGGCCGCGATCAGACCGTTCAAAACCCGGCGTTGAAAAACAAGCCCAGTATCGGCATCCATCGCCGTCTGACGGTTGAGCCGATTGTGGCCGCCAAACCCGACATTGCCATCGGTTCATGGATGGCGCAGCCTGCCGATATTTTTGCCCACCTGCAGAAAGCGGGCATTAAAGCCGTCAATGTTGCGCCCGACGACAGTATCGCCGCCTATCCGCAAAGTATCCGCAACATTGGTCAGCTTATCGGCAAAAGCGCGCAGGCGGACAAGTTGGCAAGCAAGTGGCAGGCGGATATGAAACAGCAGCCTTCCAACGGCAAACGCTACCTCTTCAGCTACGACGGACGCATCGTATCGGGCAAGAATACCGCCGCTGACGAAATCATCCGCCGTGCCGGCGGTATCAATGCCGCAGCCGCCATTGACGGCCTCAAACCGATGACGCGTGAGGCATGGATTGCGGCCAAACCCGACATCATCATTATTGCCGACCACAACACCGCCATGATAGGCAACGTCAAAACCTTTGCCGCACGCCCCGAAATCGCCGGCTCGCCTGCCGCGAAAAACGGCAAGATTTATTTGTGGAAGGCCAACGATATGTTCCGTTACGGGCTGGATACGCCACAAGTGATTCAGCGTTTGCATGGGTTGGCGAAATAA
- a CDS encoding TonB-dependent hemoglobin/transferrin/lactoferrin family receptor: MKKKAIACVVGAVFSGHLYAAQMPVEQAEIEPVVVTADRNAQTLDKAAPNVSVIGRKTLNQASAQNLDDIVMYESGVSVPSDNNRRGHAGINIRGIDGNRILMMVDGVRIPESYAGGGSNGAISGRDMVESDTLKQVDIVKGPYSALYGSDALGGVVNMVTLSPSDFVDEGKRGHFGLKHGYRSRDRSHGVTATVAGFHENAEGLLMLTRRQGHETENMGSDTSYSTARTATNPQKNNAYNILAKGNIGNEHHRFETLYEQYYHANDTVLANGLGSQSRGPVSIATSESNARDRIRRQRIEAGYRYTGEGRLKEANLTAYQQKLRTEDDAVDVSMTRMGARLLGNSTRYSDYGFNQTIRGLNGRGVWEFDGAVKQTVVAGAEYKHAETARPRDSLTVDNLTGAVSKIYAGSTYPNKTFPDSKRKTFSVYAQDSLTFGNGIVLTPALRYEKDKLNTSTDQAYLNANPSGTATRFSDSALTPSLRLSVPMGEQFTGFATYSQGFRTPPFDSATMAFANTTYGYAVIPNANLKSERSNSFELGMKFKNERTRAQVTAFYNRYRNFINRTEIGTSTVGRRPIIQYQYQNLDHVKTYGAEASAAYKFLPGWQVSGSIAWMRAEQQDGKPLDSAYPLNGVLGLDYTQEKWGVGTKLRWSKKHSRVSSDTVFQAPGYGVWDVGAWYKPFKNLEIGANIYNVGNKKYWQHADVSGMSRTSVMDLYTESGRNFAATVQLKF, translated from the coding sequence ATGAAAAAGAAAGCGATTGCCTGTGTAGTAGGGGCGGTTTTTTCCGGACATTTATATGCGGCTCAGATGCCGGTAGAGCAGGCCGAAATAGAGCCTGTGGTGGTCACGGCCGACCGAAATGCGCAAACCTTGGATAAAGCTGCGCCGAATGTGTCGGTTATCGGACGCAAAACCTTGAATCAAGCCTCGGCGCAGAATTTGGACGATATTGTGATGTATGAATCCGGCGTTAGCGTGCCGTCTGACAACAACCGCCGTGGCCATGCGGGCATTAATATCCGGGGCATAGACGGCAACCGCATTCTGATGATGGTGGACGGCGTGCGCATTCCCGAATCTTATGCAGGCGGCGGCTCCAACGGTGCGATTTCGGGGCGTGATATGGTCGAAAGCGACACGCTCAAGCAGGTCGATATTGTCAAAGGCCCTTATTCCGCGCTGTACGGCAGCGACGCGCTCGGCGGCGTGGTGAACATGGTGACGCTTTCTCCGAGTGATTTCGTCGATGAAGGCAAACGCGGTCATTTCGGTTTGAAACACGGTTACCGCAGCCGCGACCGCAGCCATGGAGTTACTGCGACTGTGGCCGGTTTCCATGAAAACGCCGAAGGTCTGCTGATGCTGACGCGCCGTCAAGGTCATGAAACCGAAAACATGGGCAGCGATACCAGCTACTCGACTGCACGTACTGCTACCAACCCGCAGAAAAACAATGCCTACAATATCTTGGCGAAAGGCAATATCGGCAACGAACACCACCGCTTTGAAACTTTGTACGAACAGTATTACCACGCCAACGATACAGTATTGGCAAACGGCTTGGGTTCGCAATCACGCGGGCCGGTATCCATCGCAACATCTGAGAGCAACGCCCGAGACCGCATCCGCCGTCAACGTATCGAAGCAGGCTACCGCTACACTGGCGAAGGCCGTCTGAAAGAAGCCAACCTGACTGCCTATCAGCAAAAACTGCGTACAGAAGACGATGCCGTCGATGTCAGCATGACGCGCATGGGCGCGCGTCTATTAGGTAACTCGACCCGTTATTCCGACTACGGTTTCAATCAGACCATACGCGGACTGAACGGGCGAGGCGTGTGGGAATTTGATGGCGCGGTCAAACAAACCGTCGTTGCCGGCGCAGAATATAAACACGCCGAGACCGCCCGTCCGCGCGACAGCCTGACAGTGGACAACCTGACCGGCGCCGTCAGCAAAATCTATGCAGGCAGCACCTATCCGAATAAAACTTTCCCCGATAGTAAGCGCAAAACGTTTAGCGTTTACGCACAAGACAGCCTGACTTTCGGTAACGGCATCGTCCTGACCCCGGCCCTGCGTTACGAAAAAGACAAGCTGAACACTTCGACCGACCAAGCCTATCTCAATGCCAACCCCAGCGGAACAGCGACACGTTTCAGCGATTCCGCACTCACGCCCAGTCTGCGTCTGAGCGTACCGATGGGTGAGCAGTTCACCGGCTTTGCTACTTATTCCCAAGGCTTCCGTACGCCGCCGTTTGACAGCGCGACCATGGCGTTTGCCAATACGACCTACGGCTATGCCGTCATCCCGAATGCGAATCTCAAATCTGAACGCTCCAACAGCTTTGAATTGGGGATGAAATTTAAAAACGAACGCACCCGTGCGCAAGTTACCGCGTTCTACAACCGTTACCGCAACTTCATCAACCGCACTGAAATCGGTACCTCCACCGTTGGAAGACGCCCGATTATCCAGTACCAATATCAAAACCTCGATCACGTCAAAACCTACGGTGCTGAAGCTTCTGCCGCCTACAAATTCCTGCCAGGCTGGCAAGTCTCCGGCAGCATCGCCTGGATGCGCGCTGAGCAGCAGGACGGCAAACCGTTGGATTCCGCTTATCCGCTCAACGGCGTTTTGGGTTTGGATTACACGCAGGAAAAATGGGGTGTCGGCACCAAGCTGCGCTGGTCGAAAAAACATAGCCGCGTCAGCAGCGACACTGTTTTCCAAGCGCCGGGCTACGGCGTATGGGATGTCGGCGCGTGGTACAAGCCGTTTAAAAACCTTGAAATCGGCGCAAACATTTACAACGTCGGCAACAAAAAATACTGGCAGCACGCAGACGTTTCCGGCATGAGCCGTACCAGTGTGATGGACTTGTACACTGAAAGCGGCCGCAATTTCGCCGCAACCGTACAACTGAAGTTCTAA